CATCGAGCTCATGGACACATTCGGGATCAACGAGCGCGCGGTGCGCACGAGTGTGTTCCGTCTGGCCGAGGATCACTGGCTGGAGGCACAGCGTCACGGGCGACAGAGCCGATACACCCTCACGGCGTCGGGGGGCCGGCGATTCGCGCTCGCGTCCCGGCGCATCTATCACCCCGGTCCGGCCACGTGGGACGGCCACTGGACGCTGGTGTTGATACCGCGCGGCGCGGACGTGGTGACGTCGCGCAGCGATCTGCGCCGCGAGTTGGGGTGGGAGGGTTTTGCCACGATCACACCGGGGTTGCTGGCGCATCCGCAGGCCGACCGGGACCGGCTGCGCGAACTGCTCGACGAACTGGGCGTGCGGGACGACGCCTTCGTGGTGGGCGCCCGGGATCTGCCCGGGGTGACGACACGCGAGCTGGCCGAGCTGGCGGGCTACTGGCCGTTGGACGCGGTGGCCGCGCAGTACCGGGAGTTCCTGACGCGCTTCGGGCCGGTGGCGCGGGCGATCGGGACCGACGGAGCGCGCTGTTCGCCGCGCCAGGCGTTCCTGGTTCGCACGCTGCTGGTGCACGCGTACCGCCGGGTCGTTCTGCATGACCCCAGGCTTCCGGCGGCCATGCTTCCGGAGGACTGGCCAGGGCGGGAGGCGTACGGGCTGAGCCGGGGGGTGTATCGGGCGGTGACGCCGGCGGCGGAGGGGTATCTGGAGGAGGCGCTGACGGGCGCGGGGGAGGTTTTGCCGATGCCGTCTGCGGAGTTCAGGGAGCGGTTTTGCGTTAGATGACGGTAAAGTGTTTCGTTGATGATCTTATGATGCGCTGTTGTTCTATTGATCTCCTCCCTGACCCACTCCCTCCTGCTCCCTCTTGAAATATTGACGCCGTGGAATCGGTACTCTCCGGATGACGCACCACCGTACCGTGCCCGCCGTCCCTCTCCCCGGCTCGTCATCCGGACACATTCGGTGCCACGGCGTCATGGGGTATCAAGAGGGAGCAGGGAGGAGCTGGTCAGGGAGGAGATTCATAGGACTGCCCTGGAGGTCGATATCTAAGTGATACGGAATATTGACCTGATCTCACAAAGATGTATCATTTAGTCATCCCTCAGACCCCACCGCATGTACGCTCAGATGGTCAACACCGGCGTCGCGCGCGTCGAATCCCGCGACGAGATGTCCCCCGAAGCCCGGCGCTTCCAGGATCGTGTGGATGCCGACATCCGCATCGAGCCGCGCGAATGGATGCCCGAGGCCTACCGCAAGACGCTCGTCCGGCAGATCTCGCAGCACGCACACTCCGAGATCGTGGGCATGCTGCCCGAAGGCAACTGGATCACGCGGGCGCCGTCGCTCGAACGCAAGGCCATTCTCCTGGCCAAGGTTCAGGACGAAGCCGGCCATGGGCTCTATCTCTACAGCGCCGCCGAAACGCTCGGCGTCTCGCGCGATGAGCTCACGCGGCAGCTCGTGACCGGCGCGGCCAAGTACTCGAGCATCTTCAACTATCCGACGCTCACGTGGGCCGACATCGGTGTGATCGGCTGGCTGGTGGACGGCGCGGCGATCATGAACCAGATCCCGCTGCAGCGCTGCTCGTACGGACCGTATTCGCGCGCGATGATCCGCATCTGCAAGGAAGAGAGCTTCCATCAGCGGCAGGGCTACGCCAGTCTGGTGGTGCTGTCCAAGGGATCGCCCGAGCAGAAGGAGATGCTGCAGGACGCGCTCAACCGCTGGTGGTGGCCGTCGCTGATGATGTTCGGCCCGCCGGATGCGGAGTCGGTGCACAGCGCGCAGTCGGCGCAGTGGAAGATCAAGCTCTTCTCCAACGACGAACTGCGTCAGCGTTTCGTGGACCAGACCGTGCCGCAGGCCGAGTATCTGGGCATCACGGTTCCCGACGCCTCGCTGGCCTGGAACGAAGAGCGTGGACACTACGATTACGGCACGATCGACTGGGCGGAGTTCCAGGCGGTGGTGGCGGGGAACGGTCCGTGCAACCGGCAGCGCATGCAGGCGGTGACGTCGGCGTATCACGACGGTGCATGGGTGCGCGAGGCGGCGGTGGCACATGCCAACAAGCAGGCGAACGCGCGCGCCGAGGCTTCCACCCTCCAGCAGAAGGCATCGTGATGAAGGAGTGGCCGTTGTTCGAGGTGTTCATCCGCAGCTCGCACGGGCTGGCGCACCGTCATGTGGGCAGTCTGCATGCGGCCGATGAAACCATGGCGATGCAGGCCGCGCGCGATGTGTACACGCGCCGCGGGGAAGGCACGAGCATCTGGGTGGTGCGTTCGACATACATCTCGGCGAGCGAGCCGGAAGACAAGGAGCTCAACTTCGAGTCCGCCGGCACCAAGCCGTATCGTCATCCGACGTTCTTCGAAGTGCCCGAAGAAGTGGGGCACATGTGAGCGCAGCGGTGGAAAGCCTGCTGCGTATCGGCGACAACGGCCTGGTCCTGTCGCATCGCCTGCAGGAAGCGGTGGGCCGTCTGCCGATTCTCGAGGAAGAACTCGCTTCGGCCAACGTGGCGCTCGATCTGCTGGGACAGGCGCGGCTCTGGCTCGCCCTGGCCGGTGAGATCGAAGGCGAAGGCCGTGATGCCGATGCGCTGGCGTTCTTCCGCGACGTGCGCGCGTTTCACAATGCGCTGCTGACGGAACAGCCCAACGGCGATTTTGCGTTCATCGTGGCGCGGCAGTTCTTCTTCGATGCGTGGCACTATCAGGTGCTGCGGGCGTTGTCGCGCGCGGCCGATCATCGGGTGCGCGAGATCGCGTCGAAGGCGCTCAAGGAAGTGGCGTATCATGTACGACGCAGCGGCGACTGGGTGGTGCGGCTGGGCGATGGCACCGAGGAGAGTCACCAGCGCATGCAGGCGGCGGTGGACGAGCTCTGGCCGTATGTCGACGAACTGTTCACCGACGACGACGTGGATGTGGCCGCCCATGCCGCGGGTGTGGGTGTGTTGCATGCGCCATTGCGGGCCGCGTGGGATACCCTCGTGCGCGACACGCTGGCCGCCGCGACGCTCACCGTGCCGCCGGCGTCCAAGTGGCCGCAGCGTGGTGGCAAGCAGGGACGTCACAGCGAGCATCTCGGCTACATTCTCGCCGATCTGCAGTACATGCAGCGTGCGTATCCCGGGCTGGCCTGGTAGGCAGAGCGTCCGATGATGTCCTCATCAACGATGTCCTCCATGAGCCGTCCCTCGGTCGAAGAGATCTGGGAATGGCTCGCGCAGGTGCCCGATCCGGAGATCCCGGTGATCTCGGTGGTGGATCTCGGCATCGTGCGCGATGTGGCCTGGGAACGTGGAGCAGACGGCAACGATCGTCTCGTGGTGCGCATCACGCCCACGTATTCGGGATGTCCGGCCACGCAGGTGATCGCGCACGATGTGCAGGCCGCGCTCGCCGAACATGGTGTGCCCGACGCTGAGGTGCTGATGCAGTTGTCGCCGCCCTGGACCACCGAGTGGATGTCGGAAACGGCCCGCGAACAGTTGCGGGGATTCGGCATCGCGCCGCCGGGATATGGTGGACACGACGAAGTGCTGGTGCCGCTCACCCGGCGTCGGGCCCCCGCGGCCATTGCCTGTCCGCGCTGTGGTGCCACCGAGACGCGTCTGGTGAGCGAGTTCGGTTCGACACCGTGCAAGGCGCACTACACCTGCCTCGCCTGTCTCGAACCGTTCGACTACTTCAAGCCGCTCTGAACAGGCGCCTCCTGGGTGCTCCCCTTGGGCAGCCGCTGCGGCCCTTCTTTCCCCGAAGACCACGTGATGCACGAATTCCATCGACTGCAGGTGCGCGATGTCCATCATGACACCCGGGACTCCGTGGTGTTGTCGCTGGACGTGCCGGACGACATGCGCGAGGCGTTTCGCTTTCAGCCGGGTCAGTATCTGACATTCCGTCAGACACTGGACGGGGAGGAGTGCCGCCGGTCGTATTCGATCTGCTCGGCGTTGCAGGACGAGGCGTTGCGGGTGTCGGTGAAGCGTGTGCCGCAGGGGCTGTTCTCCACGTGGGCGAATCAGACGCTCGCGCCGGGCACGGAGCTCGAGGTGATGCGGCCCAGTGGTCGTTTCACGGTGCAGATCGATCCGACGGTTTCGCATCACTATCTGGGGATCGCCAGCGGCAGCGGCATCACGCCGGTGCTGAGCATTCTCAAGTCGGTGCTGATGGGCGAACCGAAGAGTCATTTCACGCTCATCTACGGCAATCGGGCCACGGGATCGATCATGTTCCGCGAGGAGCTGCACGATCTCAAGGACCGGTTCCCGGATCGTTTCAGCATCGTGCATCTGCTGACGCGTGAATCGCAGGACATCGATCTGTTCAACGGCCGCATCGACGGCGAGAAGATCACGCGCCTCTTCGATCGCTGGATCGATATCGGCAGCATCGACGCGGCGTTCATCTGCGGTCCGGAATCGATGATGTTGAGCAGCGTGGCGGCGCTCAAGCAGGCGGGGCTCACCCAGGAGCAGATCAAGTTCGAACTGTTCACCACCGACGACAGCACACCGCGTCGTCGGCGTGCGGCGGACGGGGCCGCGGCCGCCGGCAACGGGGCGCTGGCGCACTGTGAGACCACGGTGATCGTCGATGGCCGTCAGCAGACGTTCGACATGCCACGCTCGGGCGAGACGGTGCTCGACGCCGGCCGTCGGGCGGGTGCCGATCTGCCGTATTCGTGCAAAGCGGGCGTGTGCTCCACGTGCCGCGCCAAGGTGGTGGAAGGCGAGGTGGAGATGGATCGCTGCTACGGGCTCGAGGACTATGAGGTGGCGCGCGGATACATCCTCACCTGCCAGAGCTATCCGCTCACCGATCGGCTGGTCGTGGACTACGATCAGTAGGAGGCCCCCCTCGCCGAGCCCGCGGAAACGGGAATACATTGTGCGATGTCCACGCCTCTCATCGATGCCCGCGCGCTGAGCCGGCGCTATGGCACGACCATGGCGCTCGATGGGTTCACGGTGTCGATCGCGCCGGGCATCACGGGGTTGGTGGGCGCCAATGGGGCGGGCAAGAGCACGTTCATCCGGATTCTGCTGGGGCTCGTCGAGCCGAGCAGTGGTGAAGTGACCGTGCTGGGCCACGATGCGAGGCGCGCGCGTGAGGCCATCCGCGCGATCGTGGGGTACATGCCCGAACACGACTGTCTGCCGCCGGAGATGACGGGCGCGGAGTTCGTCGCATTCATGGGACGTCTGAGTGGATTGCCGGCGCATGCAGCGCGGGAGCGCAGCGCGGAGGTGCTGCGGCATGTGGGGTTGTTCGAGGAGCGCTATCGGCCCATCGGCAGCTACTCCACCGGCATGGCGCAGCGCGTGAAGCTCGCCCAGGCGCTGGTGCACGATCCGCGATTGCTGATTCTCGATGAGCCCACCAACGGACTCGATCCGGCGGGACGCGAAGAGATGCTGGCCCTCATCCGGCGCACGGGACACGAGTTCGGAATGTCGGTGCTGGTGTCGTCGCATCTGCTGGGTGAGCTCGAGCGCATCGCTGAACGTATCGTCCACATCGAAGGTGGGCGGCTCGTCCGCGCGGAATCGATGCACGAACTGACCGGCGAACGCGCGACGCTGCTGGTGGAAGTGGACGGCGATCTGCCGCTGTTCATGGCGGCGCTGCGGGAGCGCGTACCCGTCGATACGGAGATCCGCCTGGAACGCCAGCGGGTGCTGATCACGCCCGCTGTTGGTGAGGGGGTCGGTGCGGGTTCCGGTGCGACGGCTGACAGGGCGACCGATGCGATCTCCGATACGATCTCCGACATGCTCGCCGACGCCGTGCGGGATGCCGCCGTTGCCACGGACGCCGGGCTGTTGCGCCTGCAGCGGCAGCGCGCGCGGTTGGACGATCTCTTTCGGGAGAACGTGCCATCATGACCGCGCCCGTCATTCACGATCTGGGCTATCGTCGGTACGACGGTGCACGGGACGGCGCGCGCGGTGCGTGGTGGGCGCTCTTCTGGCAAGGATTCCGCACGATGTTCGGTCTGGGCCGACCGCTGCGCGCGAAGATGATTCCACTCTTCGTGATCGTGATGACGCTGCTGACGTGTCTGGGCAGTGTGGTGGCGTCGGCGGCATCGGACGGCCAGTCGCCTATCCGCTACGGCTTTCTGATCGGATCGCAGCTCCTGCTGTTCGTGCTGTTCCTCGCGGCGCAGGTGCCCGAAGTGATCTGTCGTGACCGGCAGCATCGCGTGTTGTCGCTGCTGCTCACGCGGGCATTGTCGCGGCGTCAATATGCGACGGCGCGACTGGCCGCCGTCTGGGGTGCCACATGGGTGGTGGCCATGGCGCCGCTGCTCGTGTTGTATGTGGGAGAGATCGGCATTGCCGCCGATCCGGCGGCGCAGTTCGCCGAAATGGGCAACCGGATGGGACCGGTGCTGTTGCACGGTGTGCTCACCGCGTGGGTACTGGGATCGTTTGCCGTGTTCATGGCCAGTCTGACCGCACGTCGCGGATACGCCTCCGCGCTCGTGGTGGGATTCTTTCTCGTGACCGCCGCGGTGACGATCGGTGTGGAGGATCTCGACGTGATCCCCGCTGGAGTGAGCGAGTTTCTCGATCCCCTGCGGGCGCTGCGCACGATGGCGATGCTGTTGTTTCACGAGACCACACGCGCCATGGAGCTCACACCACCACCCGCGGTGATGGTGTTCGTGATGGTGTTCGTCGTGATGGGTGGCATGGCCGCCGCACTGGCGTTCCGTCGTATGGAGCGCTACGAGGCATGAGAGTCGAATGAGGGTCGCATGAACCCATCGCCGCTGCTGTTCGATCGTGTGACACAGTGGTACGACGACGTCGTGGCGGTGAACGACGTGTCGACCACGGTCGAACCGGGAATCACCGGATTGCTCGGCCCCAACGGCGCGGGCAAGAGCACATTGCTGCAACTGGCGGCAGGACTGCAGTCGCCCTCGTCGGGACGCGTGCTGGTGCATGGTGACAATCCCACGGGACACCCCCGGGTGTTTTCACGTCTCGGTATGGTGCCCGAGCGTGAATCCCTGCCGGAACGACTCGATGCCCGCGCGTTCGTGGAAGCGCGGGCCACGTTGCTGGGGATGCATGATGTCCGTGATGCCGCGCGCGCGGCGCTCGCGGCGGTGGAACTGGAAGACGTGGCCGATCGGCCGATCGGTGCGTTCAGCAAGGGGATGCGTCAGCGTGTCAAACTCGCGGCGGCACTGGTGCACGACCCCGACGTGCTGCTGCTGGACGAACCGTTCAACGGTCTCGATCCGCGGCAACGTGCGCAGACCATCCGCCTGCTCGAATCCCGTGCGGCGAACGGGGCGACGATCCTGCTGTCCAGTCACATCCTCGAGGAAATCGAAGATGTGGCCTCCCGCATTCTGGTGATGGTGGCGGGACGTCTGGCGGCCAGCGGCGATCATCGGACGTTGCGGCGACTGATGACCGACCGGCCGCACTCGGTCCGGGTGCGTGCGCAGCCCATGCGGGCACTGGCCGCGGCGCTGGTGACCTTGCCCGAGGTGCTGAGCGTGGAGATCGGGGCGCGGGAGCTTACGGTGCGCACGTCGGACTTCGCGTCATTCGCGCGCCAACTCGCCCGCATCGCACAACGCGAGGCCATCACCTTGCACGAGGTACAGCCGGCCGACGAGTCGCTGGAGCATGTGTTCGCGTATCTGGTGAACCAATGAACACGACCTCACGCGCGACACATCCGTCACCGGCTCCGCGTGCCGGATCTCCCTCATTCGTTGCCACGGGATGGGTACTGGCCCGCATGGCGTGGGCACGCACGATGTCGCCGCCGGTGATCGCGGCGGTGGCCGGGCTCGTGGCGCTGCCCATGGTGTTCGCGCTGCTGTTCGCGACCGGCGCGAGTGCAACGGTTGGTGTGACCGGCGACGCCACGGATTTTCTGCTGCAGCGTTATGGATCGCTGGTGAGCGGCCTGGCCACTCCGCTCATCGCGCTGCTGCTGGGCACGGGGGTGTGGAATGCCGAAGCCGAAGACGGCACGCTGTTGTATCTGGTGACGACGACCACGCCACGGTGGTGGATCGTGGCTTCACGATGGTTGTTCGCGGCCATGCTCACCGGCGTGTTGTCGGTGGTGGCCGTGTGGGGCACCGGCATGATCGTGCCCGGTGATCAGAACGCCGATGGCCT
The sequence above is drawn from the Gemmatimonas aurantiaca genome and encodes:
- the paaX gene encoding phenylacetic acid degradation operon negative regulatory protein PaaX; its protein translation is MSVPQADPVITRWTRQFLREEPPRATSLLVTVFGDAIAPHGGAAWLRKLIELMDTFGINERAVRTSVFRLAEDHWLEAQRHGRQSRYTLTASGGRRFALASRRIYHPGPATWDGHWTLVLIPRGADVVTSRSDLRRELGWEGFATITPGLLAHPQADRDRLRELLDELGVRDDAFVVGARDLPGVTTRELAELAGYWPLDAVAAQYREFLTRFGPVARAIGTDGARCSPRQAFLVRTLLVHAYRRVVLHDPRLPAAMLPEDWPGREAYGLSRGVYRAVTPAAEGYLEEALTGAGEVLPMPSAEFRERFCVR
- the paaA gene encoding 1,2-phenylacetyl-CoA epoxidase subunit PaaA — protein: MYAQMVNTGVARVESRDEMSPEARRFQDRVDADIRIEPREWMPEAYRKTLVRQISQHAHSEIVGMLPEGNWITRAPSLERKAILLAKVQDEAGHGLYLYSAAETLGVSRDELTRQLVTGAAKYSSIFNYPTLTWADIGVIGWLVDGAAIMNQIPLQRCSYGPYSRAMIRICKEESFHQRQGYASLVVLSKGSPEQKEMLQDALNRWWWPSLMMFGPPDAESVHSAQSAQWKIKLFSNDELRQRFVDQTVPQAEYLGITVPDASLAWNEERGHYDYGTIDWAEFQAVVAGNGPCNRQRMQAVTSAYHDGAWVREAAVAHANKQANARAEASTLQQKAS
- the paaB gene encoding 1,2-phenylacetyl-CoA epoxidase subunit PaaB, whose protein sequence is MKEWPLFEVFIRSSHGLAHRHVGSLHAADETMAMQAARDVYTRRGEGTSIWVVRSTYISASEPEDKELNFESAGTKPYRHPTFFEVPEEVGHM
- the paaC gene encoding 1,2-phenylacetyl-CoA epoxidase subunit PaaC, which encodes MSAAVESLLRIGDNGLVLSHRLQEAVGRLPILEEELASANVALDLLGQARLWLALAGEIEGEGRDADALAFFRDVRAFHNALLTEQPNGDFAFIVARQFFFDAWHYQVLRALSRAADHRVREIASKALKEVAYHVRRSGDWVVRLGDGTEESHQRMQAAVDELWPYVDELFTDDDVDVAAHAAGVGVLHAPLRAAWDTLVRDTLAAATLTVPPASKWPQRGGKQGRHSEHLGYILADLQYMQRAYPGLAW
- the paaD gene encoding 1,2-phenylacetyl-CoA epoxidase subunit PaaD, which gives rise to MSRPSVEEIWEWLAQVPDPEIPVISVVDLGIVRDVAWERGADGNDRLVVRITPTYSGCPATQVIAHDVQAALAEHGVPDAEVLMQLSPPWTTEWMSETAREQLRGFGIAPPGYGGHDEVLVPLTRRRAPAAIACPRCGATETRLVSEFGSTPCKAHYTCLACLEPFDYFKPL
- the paaE gene encoding 1,2-phenylacetyl-CoA epoxidase subunit PaaE, with protein sequence MHEFHRLQVRDVHHDTRDSVVLSLDVPDDMREAFRFQPGQYLTFRQTLDGEECRRSYSICSALQDEALRVSVKRVPQGLFSTWANQTLAPGTELEVMRPSGRFTVQIDPTVSHHYLGIASGSGITPVLSILKSVLMGEPKSHFTLIYGNRATGSIMFREELHDLKDRFPDRFSIVHLLTRESQDIDLFNGRIDGEKITRLFDRWIDIGSIDAAFICGPESMMLSSVAALKQAGLTQEQIKFELFTTDDSTPRRRRAADGAAAAGNGALAHCETTVIVDGRQQTFDMPRSGETVLDAGRRAGADLPYSCKAGVCSTCRAKVVEGEVEMDRCYGLEDYEVARGYILTCQSYPLTDRLVVDYDQ
- a CDS encoding ABC transporter ATP-binding protein; the protein is MSTPLIDARALSRRYGTTMALDGFTVSIAPGITGLVGANGAGKSTFIRILLGLVEPSSGEVTVLGHDARRAREAIRAIVGYMPEHDCLPPEMTGAEFVAFMGRLSGLPAHAARERSAEVLRHVGLFEERYRPIGSYSTGMAQRVKLAQALVHDPRLLILDEPTNGLDPAGREEMLALIRRTGHEFGMSVLVSSHLLGELERIAERIVHIEGGRLVRAESMHELTGERATLLVEVDGDLPLFMAALRERVPVDTEIRLERQRVLITPAVGEGVGAGSGATADRATDAISDTISDMLADAVRDAAVATDAGLLRLQRQRARLDDLFRENVPS
- a CDS encoding ABC transporter permease → MTAPVIHDLGYRRYDGARDGARGAWWALFWQGFRTMFGLGRPLRAKMIPLFVIVMTLLTCLGSVVASAASDGQSPIRYGFLIGSQLLLFVLFLAAQVPEVICRDRQHRVLSLLLTRALSRRQYATARLAAVWGATWVVAMAPLLVLYVGEIGIAADPAAQFAEMGNRMGPVLLHGVLTAWVLGSFAVFMASLTARRGYASALVVGFFLVTAAVTIGVEDLDVIPAGVSEFLDPLRALRTMAMLLFHETTRAMELTPPPAVMVFVMVFVVMGGMAAALAFRRMERYEA
- a CDS encoding ABC transporter ATP-binding protein; its protein translation is MNPSPLLFDRVTQWYDDVVAVNDVSTTVEPGITGLLGPNGAGKSTLLQLAAGLQSPSSGRVLVHGDNPTGHPRVFSRLGMVPERESLPERLDARAFVEARATLLGMHDVRDAARAALAAVELEDVADRPIGAFSKGMRQRVKLAAALVHDPDVLLLDEPFNGLDPRQRAQTIRLLESRAANGATILLSSHILEEIEDVASRILVMVAGRLAASGDHRTLRRLMTDRPHSVRVRAQPMRALAAALVTLPEVLSVEIGARELTVRTSDFASFARQLARIAQREAITLHEVQPADESLEHVFAYLVNQ